A DNA window from uncultured Methanoregula sp. contains the following coding sequences:
- the thsA gene encoding thermosome subunit alpha: protein MSQQLGGQQIIILRQGTTRNRGQEAQNNNIAAAKAVANAVRSTLGPKGMDKMLIDGIGEITITNDGATILQQMDIEHPAAKMMVEIAKTQDKEVGDGTTSAVVLAGELLKNAEYLLNQKIHPTVIAEGYQQAAAKSQEILAKFAVAVKQGDRVMLKKVAETAISGKGAEAYKDLLCDMVVDAITRVTDDDGSVDIAHVNVLKKVGGAIEDTVLVEGMVIDKERSHPSMPKEVKDAKILLLNAALEYKKTEVNAKINISRPEQVQAFLDEDQQMIQVMADKVIRTGATVVFCAKGIDDTAQHYLAKAGILAARRVKKSDMDNLSRATGATVANSLDAIAPADLGFAGLVEEKKLSGQEMISVSHCKNPKSVSLIIRGGSEHIIDELERAVHDALMVVSVVVKDKKIVPGGGAPEIELSRELHRYAATAGGRIQIAIEAFAKALEVIPRTLAENAGLDPIDMIVAIRAAHESGKKTFGLDVLEGRPVDMLKAGVVEPLRVKTQAISSAAEAAVMILRIDDVIASARSAGPQGGMPPGRG, encoded by the coding sequence ATGTCACAACAACTTGGCGGGCAGCAGATAATCATTCTCAGGCAGGGAACAACGCGGAACCGCGGGCAGGAAGCCCAGAACAACAACATTGCCGCAGCAAAGGCAGTGGCAAACGCAGTCCGTTCCACCCTCGGGCCAAAAGGCATGGACAAGATGCTCATCGATGGCATCGGGGAGATCACCATCACCAACGATGGCGCAACCATCCTGCAGCAGATGGACATCGAACACCCTGCCGCAAAGATGATGGTCGAGATTGCAAAAACCCAGGACAAGGAAGTGGGCGATGGTACGACATCGGCGGTCGTTCTTGCCGGGGAACTTTTGAAAAACGCAGAGTATCTCCTCAATCAGAAGATTCACCCTACCGTTATTGCGGAGGGATACCAGCAGGCTGCGGCAAAATCCCAGGAGATCCTGGCAAAATTTGCGGTTGCCGTGAAACAGGGCGACCGCGTGATGCTCAAAAAAGTTGCAGAAACCGCGATCAGCGGCAAAGGAGCCGAGGCTTACAAGGATCTTCTCTGCGATATGGTCGTCGATGCGATAACCCGGGTCACCGATGACGATGGCAGTGTTGATATTGCGCACGTGAACGTTTTAAAGAAAGTCGGGGGCGCGATAGAAGATACTGTGCTTGTCGAAGGAATGGTCATCGACAAGGAACGCTCGCACCCGTCAATGCCAAAGGAAGTAAAGGATGCAAAAATCCTTCTCCTCAATGCAGCCCTCGAATACAAAAAGACCGAAGTGAATGCCAAGATCAATATCTCCCGGCCCGAGCAGGTTCAGGCATTTTTAGACGAGGACCAGCAGATGATCCAGGTCATGGCGGACAAAGTGATCCGGACGGGTGCAACGGTGGTTTTCTGTGCAAAAGGTATCGATGATACTGCCCAGCACTATCTTGCAAAAGCCGGCATTCTTGCCGCCCGCAGGGTCAAGAAGAGCGACATGGACAATCTCTCGCGGGCAACCGGAGCCACGGTGGCAAACAGCCTCGATGCCATAGCGCCGGCCGATCTCGGGTTTGCAGGTCTTGTCGAAGAGAAGAAACTCTCCGGCCAGGAGATGATCTCGGTCTCGCACTGCAAAAACCCAAAATCGGTCTCCCTGATCATCCGGGGAGGGTCGGAACATATCATCGACGAGCTCGAACGGGCGGTCCACGATGCCCTCATGGTTGTGAGCGTTGTTGTAAAGGACAAAAAGATAGTCCCGGGTGGCGGGGCACCGGAGATCGAACTTTCGCGTGAATTGCACCGGTATGCGGCAACGGCCGGTGGCCGGATCCAGATCGCGATTGAAGCCTTTGCAAAAGCGCTCGAGGTAATTCCCCGAACGCTTGCCGAGAACGCAGGTCTCGATCCCATCGACATGATCGTTGCAATCCGGGCTGCTCACGAGTCCGGGAAGAAGACATTCGGTCTCGATGTCCTTGAGGGCAGACCGGTCGATATGCTCAAAGCCGGCGTTGTCGAGCCCCTCCGGGTCAAGACGCAGGCAATTTCAAGCGCTGCCGAAGCAGCAGTCATGATCCTGCGCATCGACGATGTCATCGCCTCGGCGCGATCCGCGGGCCCGCAGGGCGGGATGCCCCCGGGGAGGGGTTAA
- a CDS encoding DUF3006 domain-containing protein, whose protein sequence is MKAVVDRIEDPVAVLIACEGEPARISVPASLLPPGTREGDVVTLTLERDEAATKAAKETVSGLIEKLKKR, encoded by the coding sequence ATGAAGGCTGTTGTCGACCGGATCGAGGACCCGGTTGCCGTATTGATCGCTTGCGAAGGCGAGCCGGCCAGGATCAGCGTACCCGCATCCCTCCTGCCGCCCGGCACCCGGGAGGGCGATGTTGTTACCCTCACGCTCGAACGCGATGAAGCGGCGACAAAGGCGGCAAAGGAAACGGTCAGCGGGCTTATTGAAAAACTCAAAAAAAGGTGA
- a CDS encoding lamin tail domain-containing protein: protein MRPDTRGPAAIAACILLLLFSCTILSGCTGISGSQAGSHQGYNDGKLSVYFLDVGQGDSELLVFENKTILIDAGEIGKGDLVVADLQRLGVTQIDLLVATHPHSDHIGGMKEVLAAFPVKKVLDTGLPHPSPVYSQFLETIDARHIPYTVAEQGQTIEIDPALRIFVLSPTSERYGDDPNQNSIVLRISYGTIDFLLTGDMGGEAEAALAKTGYALDSEILKVGHHGSRYSTSPAFLSRVNPEVAVIEVGKDNPYGHPHDAALQNLRNAGVTVYRTDLNGTVLVRTDGVTYSVTTEKGSGGITAPGTVVPRITVPPVTLPPLPVNASVTVPVMPANITVPTLPAIPANITVPVPSFTVPPVQIGNASFVHISETRFDAPGDDRQNLNGEWVRLTNQGDGPVLIAGWTLSDRTSTGLYVFPAFVLLPSSSVTVYTGAGMMNDTALFMGRSEPVWGNSGDEAILRNGAGTIIDRNSGGHAA, encoded by the coding sequence ATGAGACCGGATACCCGTGGGCCGGCAGCGATCGCTGCCTGCATTCTCCTTCTCCTTTTTTCCTGTACGATCCTTTCGGGCTGCACCGGCATTTCCGGTTCTCAGGCGGGCTCGCACCAGGGATACAATGACGGGAAGTTGTCCGTTTATTTTCTCGATGTAGGCCAGGGCGATTCCGAGCTGCTGGTGTTCGAAAACAAGACGATCCTGATCGATGCTGGCGAGATCGGCAAAGGCGATCTCGTTGTTGCAGACCTGCAGAGGCTCGGCGTTACGCAGATCGATCTCCTGGTGGCAACCCATCCCCACTCCGACCACATCGGCGGCATGAAGGAAGTGCTCGCGGCATTCCCGGTCAAAAAAGTCCTGGATACCGGTCTTCCCCACCCGTCCCCCGTGTACTCGCAGTTCTTGGAAACGATCGATGCCCGGCATATCCCGTACACCGTTGCTGAACAGGGCCAGACCATCGAGATCGACCCGGCGCTCCGGATCTTTGTCCTCTCCCCGACATCTGAACGCTATGGGGATGACCCGAACCAGAACTCGATCGTGCTCCGGATCTCCTATGGCACGATCGACTTCCTCCTGACCGGCGATATGGGCGGCGAGGCCGAGGCAGCGCTTGCAAAGACCGGCTATGCTCTCGATTCTGAGATCCTCAAAGTCGGCCACCACGGGAGCCGGTACTCGACGTCCCCTGCCTTCCTCTCCCGGGTGAACCCGGAAGTCGCGGTCATCGAAGTGGGAAAGGACAACCCATACGGCCATCCCCATGATGCGGCCCTCCAGAATCTGAGAAACGCCGGCGTCACCGTGTACCGGACGGACCTCAACGGCACGGTTCTTGTCCGGACCGACGGGGTCACTTACTCGGTGACAACGGAGAAGGGATCCGGCGGGATAACGGCGCCGGGCACCGTTGTTCCCCGCATTACTGTACCGCCGGTCACCCTTCCCCCCCTGCCGGTGAATGCCAGCGTTACCGTTCCTGTGATGCCGGCCAATATCACCGTCCCCACGCTCCCTGCAATACCGGCCAATATCACGGTTCCCGTCCCGTCATTTACCGTACCCCCCGTGCAGATCGGCAATGCCTCGTTTGTGCATATCAGCGAGACCCGCTTTGATGCCCCGGGGGACGACCGGCAGAACCTGAACGGCGAATGGGTCCGGCTCACCAACCAGGGGGACGGGCCGGTGCTGATAGCCGGCTGGACGCTCTCCGACAGGACCAGTACCGGCCTCTATGTATTCCCGGCCTTCGTCCTGCTGCCATCCTCATCGGTAACCGTGTACACAGGAGCCGGGATGATGAACGATACCGCGCTTTTCATGGGGAGGAGCGAGCCGGTCTGGGGCAACAGCGGCGATGAGGCGATCCTCCGTAACGGCGCAGGAACGATCATTGACCGGAACTCCGGGGGACACGCTGCATGA
- a CDS encoding amidohydrolase family protein gives MDEIFAKKRSLLITNVVIDGKSADIFIDEQGTIRGIGEKARSEHRGEADVMIDGDGAIALPGLVNTHTHAAMTLLRGYADDMILQDWLSQKIWPLEAHLKGEDVYWGTKLACLEMIRSGTTAFNDMYFFMDEAAKAVNEAGIRAVLSYGFIDLFNDEKRENECKATEKLAAQVRTMNNPRIKTAVGPHALYTVSPQGLKWCAGFAQEQKIGIHIHLSETEKEVTDCISQHKKSPAAHLDDCGILTSKTIAAHCCWLDEAECSLLGKRGVSVSHNPASNMKLATNRAMPYASLAAAGANPCLGTDGCASNNNLDMFEEAKTAALLQKFFWNNPTVLPAAEALKMATANGAKALGFGTGTLAVGTPADIVLVSAKTACNVPLHNATSNLVYACSGGSVETTLCNGRVLMLNREIPGEEKILKGAASAAANLVKRAQSS, from the coding sequence ATGGACGAGATATTTGCAAAAAAACGCTCTCTCCTCATCACGAATGTGGTGATCGACGGGAAATCAGCCGACATTTTCATTGACGAACAGGGAACGATCCGGGGCATCGGGGAGAAGGCCCGGTCGGAACACCGGGGAGAAGCGGATGTCATGATCGACGGCGACGGGGCCATTGCGCTCCCGGGGCTTGTCAACACCCACACCCATGCGGCGATGACGCTCCTCCGGGGTTACGCGGACGACATGATCCTGCAGGACTGGCTCTCCCAGAAGATCTGGCCCCTTGAAGCGCACCTGAAAGGCGAGGATGTGTACTGGGGAACAAAGCTTGCCTGCCTTGAGATGATCCGGAGCGGGACAACCGCGTTCAACGACATGTACTTCTTCATGGACGAGGCTGCAAAAGCCGTGAACGAGGCCGGTATCCGTGCAGTCCTCTCTTACGGGTTCATCGATCTCTTCAATGACGAGAAGCGCGAGAACGAGTGCAAAGCCACCGAGAAACTCGCAGCCCAGGTCCGCACGATGAACAATCCCCGGATCAAAACCGCGGTCGGCCCCCATGCTCTCTACACGGTCTCCCCGCAGGGCCTGAAATGGTGCGCCGGGTTTGCACAAGAGCAGAAGATCGGCATCCACATCCACCTCTCCGAGACCGAGAAGGAAGTGACCGACTGCATATCCCAGCACAAGAAGAGCCCGGCAGCCCATCTCGATGACTGCGGGATCCTTACTTCAAAAACCATCGCCGCCCACTGCTGCTGGCTCGATGAAGCGGAATGCTCGCTCCTCGGGAAGCGGGGCGTCTCGGTCTCGCACAACCCGGCAAGCAACATGAAACTGGCAACCAACCGGGCCATGCCCTACGCATCGCTCGCTGCCGCCGGGGCCAATCCCTGCCTTGGCACGGACGGCTGCGCCTCCAACAATAATCTCGATATGTTCGAGGAAGCCAAGACCGCGGCCCTTCTCCAGAAGTTCTTCTGGAACAACCCGACCGTGCTCCCGGCTGCCGAGGCTCTGAAGATGGCGACAGCGAACGGGGCAAAGGCACTTGGTTTTGGTACCGGGACGCTTGCTGTCGGTACCCCTGCCGATATCGTCCTTGTCTCTGCCAAAACGGCCTGCAATGTCCCGCTCCACAATGCAACCTCCAATCTCGTCTATGCCTGCAGCGGCGGGTCGGTCGAGACAACTCTCTGTAATGGCCGGGTGCTCATGCTCAATCGTGAGATCCCGGGAGAGGAGAAGATCCTCAAAGGCGCGGCATCCGCTGCAGCGAACCTCGTGAAACGGGCGCAGTCCTCGTAG
- a CDS encoding MTAP family purine nucleoside phosphorylase translates to MLGIIGGTSLLFAKLPELAGRTVHTPFGNTDLLVGDIVLLMRHQHDRPPHRVNFRANLAALAIAGVDRIVAFGSSGSMNPEIEPGALVIPTDYISLADIPSIHDHAVVHVMPELSGDLSEALHRAVPEARLGGTYVQTRGPRFETAAEIAALAKIADLVGMTLASEATLARELGMPFAAISTVDNYANGLTDAPLSWEEVLEISRQYRERTGEILNTIIRQMA, encoded by the coding sequence ATGCTCGGGATCATCGGGGGAACAAGCCTTCTCTTTGCAAAGCTGCCCGAGCTTGCGGGCCGCACGGTCCATACCCCGTTCGGGAACACCGATCTCCTGGTCGGGGACATTGTCCTCCTTATGCGGCACCAGCACGACCGTCCCCCGCACCGGGTCAATTTCCGGGCAAACCTGGCAGCGCTCGCGATCGCCGGTGTTGACCGGATTGTTGCGTTCGGGTCGTCAGGGTCGATGAACCCTGAAATTGAGCCGGGGGCGCTTGTTATTCCTACGGATTATATCAGCCTCGCAGATATCCCCTCTATCCATGACCACGCGGTCGTGCATGTCATGCCGGAACTATCCGGCGATCTCTCCGAAGCCCTGCATCGCGCTGTTCCCGAGGCCCGCCTGGGCGGCACGTATGTCCAGACCCGGGGGCCGCGCTTCGAGACCGCAGCCGAGATTGCGGCCTTAGCGAAGATTGCTGATCTCGTGGGGATGACTCTTGCATCCGAGGCAACGCTTGCCCGGGAACTCGGGATGCCGTTTGCGGCCATCTCCACGGTGGATAACTATGCAAACGGGCTCACCGATGCCCCTCTCTCGTGGGAAGAGGTGCTGGAGATCTCCCGGCAGTACCGGGAGCGGACCGGAGAGATTCTGAATACCATCATCAGACAAATGGCTTAA
- a CDS encoding nicotinate phosphoribosyltransferase, with translation MGIFLSVSEETIKNGDCTDIYFVRTEETLVQDNLNPDVVVEVTAASLPEPWAVFCGLSDVVALLEGVPVTVDAMPEGTVFFPGDPVLRITGKYRDFCRYETAILGFLCHASGIATAAAHIRIAAGTRPVYSFGSRRQHPAIAAMIERSAWIGGVDGVSNTCAPEGMPVVGTMPHAFVMCYKKPEDAWRSFNRHAPKDVQRIMLCDTYCDEKSESLRAAQCGASAVRLDTPRSRRGNMRAIIEEVRWELNMHGHTSVKIFLSGGVTREDVLAYKDIVDAFGVGGAIANAPVIDFSLDIVEIDGKAKAKRGKRSGVKQVYDLVCGNRRTLPVASVPPAGATPLITRFIENGTIVSRPDMQDAHARMQKKMVSLAESSTKK, from the coding sequence ATGGGCATCTTTCTTTCCGTCAGCGAAGAGACGATAAAAAACGGAGACTGCACGGATATTTACTTTGTCCGGACTGAAGAGACGCTTGTACAGGACAATCTCAACCCGGACGTTGTCGTGGAAGTGACGGCGGCATCCCTGCCGGAGCCGTGGGCGGTCTTCTGCGGCCTTTCGGATGTTGTCGCCCTGCTCGAAGGAGTACCGGTCACGGTCGACGCCATGCCCGAAGGAACGGTCTTCTTCCCGGGGGATCCGGTCCTCCGCATCACCGGGAAGTACCGCGACTTCTGCCGGTACGAGACTGCCATCCTCGGCTTTCTGTGCCATGCCTCGGGCATAGCAACCGCGGCAGCCCATATCAGGATCGCAGCCGGCACCCGGCCGGTGTACTCATTCGGCTCGCGCCGCCAGCACCCGGCAATTGCCGCCATGATCGAACGGTCGGCCTGGATCGGCGGGGTTGACGGGGTCTCCAACACCTGTGCACCGGAAGGAATGCCGGTGGTCGGGACCATGCCCCACGCGTTTGTTATGTGCTACAAGAAACCGGAAGATGCCTGGCGCTCGTTCAACCGCCATGCCCCAAAGGATGTGCAGCGGATCATGCTCTGCGACACGTACTGCGATGAGAAGTCCGAATCGCTCCGGGCAGCGCAGTGCGGCGCCTCGGCAGTCCGGCTCGACACCCCGAGATCGCGGAGGGGCAACATGCGCGCCATCATCGAGGAGGTCCGCTGGGAACTCAACATGCACGGGCACACGAGCGTGAAGATCTTCCTCTCGGGGGGCGTGACCCGCGAGGACGTGCTTGCGTACAAAGATATCGTCGATGCATTCGGCGTTGGCGGCGCGATTGCCAATGCGCCGGTCATCGACTTCTCCCTGGACATCGTGGAGATCGATGGAAAAGCCAAGGCGAAACGGGGCAAAAGGAGCGGGGTAAAACAGGTGTACGATCTGGTCTGCGGCAACAGGAGGACGCTTCCGGTCGCGTCGGTCCCGCCCGCAGGGGCCACGCCGCTCATCACCCGGTTCATCGAGAACGGGACGATCGTGAGCCGGCCCGACATGCAGGACGCCCACGCCCGCATGCAGAAAAAGATGGTTTCCCTTGCCGAATCCAGTACCAAAAAGTGA
- a CDS encoding hybrid sensor histidine kinase/response regulator → MTTARSSSTTEPEEMQAALSSPANRTVLVVEDSRTQAEYLAHILQEKGYTVLMAASGQEALDRIRKDHPAIVLTDIVMPGMDGYELCRKIKTGPPMAGIRVILVTQLFDPGDVLRGLEAGADNFIIKPFDPEQVYSHIEAAFAMAGSPDSEGPQPDMEFVFAGRSHRITSGRARILNILLSTYEYAVRKNAELQETQETLSSTNEELTATMEELTTSMDELHAANKNLMSENAERGRVERALADANSKLNLMTSITRHDINNQILALQAYIDLSEMRITDPTVLDYIKKERLAVQTIQKQIEFTKTYEAIGGSTPQWQEVKTILEPLRPYLETAGIALEIPDEPTKIYADALLPKVFENLVDNSIRHGKQVRRIAISWHIQKNGSLCIDYRDDGEGVAGHEKERIFSKGYGKNTGLGLFLSRVILGITGITIRETGVFKKGVHFELVVPPEGFRTLDA, encoded by the coding sequence ATGACCACGGCCAGATCTTCATCCACAACAGAACCAGAGGAGATGCAGGCAGCGCTGAGCTCCCCGGCCAACCGGACGGTTCTCGTTGTTGAGGACAGCCGTACCCAGGCCGAGTACCTTGCCCACATCTTACAAGAGAAAGGTTACACCGTGCTGATGGCGGCAAGCGGCCAGGAAGCCCTGGACCGGATCAGGAAGGATCATCCGGCCATTGTGCTGACGGACATTGTCATGCCCGGGATGGACGGGTACGAGCTCTGCCGGAAGATCAAGACCGGACCGCCCATGGCGGGAATCCGGGTCATTCTCGTAACGCAGCTCTTCGATCCCGGAGATGTCTTACGGGGGCTCGAAGCCGGGGCGGACAATTTCATCATCAAACCCTTCGATCCCGAACAGGTGTACTCCCATATCGAGGCAGCGTTTGCCATGGCCGGTTCGCCGGACTCCGAAGGCCCGCAGCCGGACATGGAGTTTGTTTTTGCCGGCAGGTCCCACAGGATAACATCGGGCCGGGCACGGATCCTCAACATCCTCCTCTCCACGTACGAATATGCTGTCAGGAAAAATGCCGAACTCCAGGAGACGCAGGAGACGCTCAGTTCTACCAACGAGGAGCTCACCGCCACCATGGAAGAGCTGACCACGTCCATGGACGAACTTCATGCGGCCAATAAAAACTTAATGAGCGAGAATGCCGAGCGGGGCAGGGTGGAGCGGGCGCTTGCCGACGCCAACAGCAAGCTCAACCTGATGACCAGCATCACAAGACATGATATCAACAACCAGATCCTCGCCCTCCAGGCCTACATCGATCTCTCTGAAATGAGGATCACCGATCCGACAGTCCTGGATTATATCAAGAAAGAACGGCTTGCCGTCCAGACCATCCAGAAGCAGATAGAGTTCACCAAGACCTACGAAGCGATTGGCGGATCAACCCCGCAGTGGCAGGAAGTGAAAACGATCCTCGAACCGCTCCGGCCGTACCTGGAAACGGCAGGGATCGCGCTTGAGATACCGGATGAGCCGACCAAGATCTATGCCGATGCCCTCCTCCCGAAAGTCTTCGAGAACCTTGTCGACAATTCCATCCGGCACGGCAAACAGGTCAGGCGGATTGCGATCTCCTGGCATATCCAGAAGAACGGGAGCCTGTGCATCGATTACCGGGACGATGGCGAAGGGGTGGCCGGGCATGAGAAAGAGCGGATCTTCTCGAAAGGATATGGGAAAAATACCGGGCTTGGCCTCTTCCTCTCCCGCGTCATTCTCGGGATCACCGGCATCACCATCCGGGAGACCGGCGTGTTCAAGAAAGGCGTGCATTTTGAACTGGTGGTTCCCCCGGAAGGGTTCAGGACCCTTGACGCCTGA
- a CDS encoding DUF47 family protein, with product MRIRDLILPEDKIFFTLFHEMAEKITEAATTLNEITHELPNGTEKSHKVRQIEHHGDEITKKIYEQLDESLITPLEPEEIARLAPAFDDVLDRMDWVTHQLCNYEIPQTNDVLKEFSYLILLSAAEITHAIDTLQTLKDPEGVKSHAAEISRLYNLSTELLSRAILELFKTQDLLMIIKLKDIYESMARVMVKCNDVGHALSDIAMSHA from the coding sequence ATGCGTATCCGTGACCTGATCCTTCCAGAAGATAAAATATTTTTTACCCTGTTCCATGAAATGGCTGAAAAGATTACCGAGGCTGCGACTACGCTCAACGAGATCACCCACGAGCTCCCGAACGGCACGGAAAAATCCCACAAGGTGCGCCAGATAGAACATCACGGGGACGAGATCACGAAAAAGATCTACGAGCAGCTCGACGAATCCTTAATAACCCCGCTCGAACCCGAGGAGATCGCCCGGCTCGCACCGGCGTTTGACGATGTGCTCGACCGGATGGACTGGGTGACCCACCAGCTCTGCAACTACGAGATCCCCCAGACAAACGATGTCTTAAAAGAGTTCTCGTACCTGATCCTCCTCTCGGCAGCCGAGATCACCCATGCCATCGACACCCTCCAGACCCTCAAGGACCCTGAGGGCGTCAAATCCCATGCAGCCGAGATCAGCCGGCTCTACAACCTCTCCACCGAACTCCTCTCCCGGGCCATCCTCGAACTCTTCAAGACCCAGGATCTCCTCATGATCATCAAGCTCAAGGATATCTACGAGAGCATGGCACGCGTGATGGTGAAGTGCAATGATGTCGGGCATGCACTTTCCGATATTGCCATGAGCCACGCATGA
- a CDS encoding inorganic phosphate transporter: MISADPLILFGIILALALNFVNGLNDASHSIATVVATKALSPIKAVLYTAICNLIGPFLFTTAVAATIGTAIVSQSGLTPLSIVVAMGAAIILVFVATRAGIPLSSSHAMVGGILGAGIAVGGLAVVILPGWDTFAQIIIYGLIGAVIGAVALGLFTLSFKENVRLGLMLGAVCGAALIIPALMLLGILKLSGLLAIVLFIFISPILGITGAFVFDILISHAFRHSRQNRMKRVFQPLHVLACLVQATAHGANDGQHAVGIITALLVSSGILLAFQVPTWVLLASAIAIGLGTCFGGWAVVDKMAKDITKIRPYQGFCAATVSSAILVTVTERGIPVSSTHAINGAIIGVGATRGKSAVQWRVVREMMEAWVITIPLAMVVSFAMYFIVIFFLGLL; this comes from the coding sequence ATGATCAGCGCCGATCCCCTCATCCTGTTCGGCATCATCCTTGCGCTGGCCCTCAACTTTGTCAACGGGCTCAACGATGCCTCGCATTCGATAGCAACAGTCGTGGCTACAAAAGCCCTCTCGCCGATAAAAGCCGTGCTGTACACGGCGATCTGCAATCTTATCGGACCGTTCCTCTTCACGACTGCCGTTGCTGCAACCATAGGGACAGCGATCGTCAGCCAGAGCGGCCTCACCCCGCTCTCGATCGTGGTTGCCATGGGGGCGGCGATCATCCTCGTCTTCGTTGCCACCCGGGCCGGGATCCCGCTCTCGAGCAGCCACGCCATGGTCGGCGGCATCCTCGGTGCGGGCATTGCCGTTGGGGGGCTCGCGGTCGTGATCCTGCCGGGCTGGGACACGTTCGCCCAGATAATAATCTACGGCCTCATCGGGGCAGTCATCGGCGCCGTTGCCCTGGGCCTTTTTACCCTGTCATTCAAAGAGAATGTCCGGCTGGGCCTGATGCTCGGGGCCGTCTGCGGGGCAGCCCTTATCATCCCGGCCCTGATGCTCCTTGGGATTCTCAAATTATCCGGCCTGCTTGCCATCGTTCTTTTCATCTTCATCTCCCCCATCCTCGGGATCACCGGCGCTTTTGTCTTCGACATCCTCATCTCCCATGCCTTCAGGCACTCCCGCCAGAACCGGATGAAGCGGGTCTTCCAGCCGCTCCACGTGCTCGCCTGCCTGGTCCAGGCCACCGCACATGGCGCAAACGACGGACAGCACGCGGTCGGTATCATAACCGCCCTCCTCGTCTCGTCCGGGATCCTCCTCGCATTCCAGGTCCCGACCTGGGTGCTCCTCGCGTCCGCGATCGCCATTGGTCTTGGCACCTGTTTTGGCGGCTGGGCTGTGGTCGACAAGATGGCAAAGGATATCACGAAGATCCGCCCCTACCAGGGATTCTGCGCTGCCACCGTGAGTAGCGCCATTCTCGTCACGGTCACCGAACGGGGGATTCCGGTCTCCTCCACCCACGCTATCAACGGCGCTATCATCGGCGTCGGGGCAACCCGGGGCAAGAGCGCGGTCCAGTGGCGGGTGGTCCGGGAGATGATGGAGGCCTGGGTCATCACCATCCCGCTGGCCATGGTTGTCTCGTTCGCCATGTATTTTATCGTAATCTTTTTCCTCGGGCTCCTATAG
- a CDS encoding DUF47 family protein, which yields MGLRELLIPQDKVFFDLFEKQAAVNKEAAWQLVALTEDFTNVKEKRHQIELLEQKGDLITHDIYTQLNSTFITPLDPEEISRLASALDDVLDYIDGATEKMYYYGIEATDIHMIELAKLIHMSTAELESAVRGIRSIKDPKYIDERCIEVNRLENLADDVLAHAVTDLFKTNDAIAIIKYKDIYEHLETATDYCEDVANVLSDIAIRHS from the coding sequence ATGGGGCTCCGTGAGTTGCTGATACCGCAGGACAAGGTTTTTTTTGATTTATTCGAGAAGCAGGCCGCAGTCAACAAGGAAGCTGCATGGCAGCTCGTTGCTCTGACCGAGGATTTCACCAATGTCAAGGAGAAACGCCACCAGATAGAGCTGCTGGAACAGAAGGGTGACCTGATCACCCACGATATCTATACCCAGCTCAACAGCACCTTCATCACGCCGCTGGACCCGGAGGAGATCTCCCGGCTTGCCTCGGCGCTGGACGATGTGCTGGATTATATCGATGGCGCAACCGAGAAGATGTACTATTACGGCATCGAGGCCACCGACATTCACATGATCGAGCTTGCAAAACTTATCCACATGTCAACAGCGGAACTCGAGAGTGCGGTCAGGGGTATCCGGTCGATCAAGGATCCCAAGTATATCGACGAGCGCTGCATCGAGGTCAACCGGCTCGAGAACCTGGCGGACGATGTGCTCGCCCACGCGGTGACGGATCTCTTCAAGACCAATGATGCGATCGCGATCATCAAGTACAAGGATATCTACGAGCACCTGGAGACGGCAACAGATTATTGCGAAGACGTGGCAAATGTGCTCTCCGATATCGCGATTCGGCATTCATGA